The region TTTAGATCCGGGACGTTGTAAAACCACGACACCCCAACCTCATTGCCCTCGGGACCATGGCCACGAAAGCGCGCGATCGGCAGGCGAATAATCACCGGACATCGCAGCCGTCCATTGGTCAAGTAATGCAGCTTCGCGGCGCTCTGCACGATCGCCATGTGGCACACCGAAGCGATATCGGCGTAAGCGATCATGACGACCGCCTTCATCCCTTTCATCGCCGCGCCGACAGCCATGCCGACCATGGCACTCTCGCTGATCGAACAATCGCGCACGCGATCCAAGCCGTAAGCATCGGCTAGCGGTTTGAGCGCGTGAGCGGCGAGATTCTGTCCGATGACGATCAAGCGCGGCTCATCGCGCATGGAATCTTGCAGCGCTTTGCCGACGGCGTCGCGGTAATTTAACGAGGTCATTTTGGAATTTCCTCTGAGTTTTAGGTTGTTGCGCATAAGGGCGACCGGCCGGTCGCCCCTACAATAATTCGGCCGCGACTTTCTTGAACGCTTCCTCGATCCTTTTCATTTCTTCCTGCTGCAATCTTTCAAGATCGCTTGCAGACGCTAAACCATTTGCAATCAGCCACTCAGCCAAGCGTGTCAACGGATCGCGCCTCTCCGCCTCGGCTAATTCTTGCTCGATGCCCGGGCGCACTTCGCCGAAGTGGGAACTGTAAAGGCCGAGACGAAACGTGAAGCAATCGAGAAACACCGGCTGTCCATTCAACGCCATCCCACGCGCCCAGCGCGCCGCGTGGTAAACATCCAGAGCATCGTTGCCGTCGACCTGGCGCGTGGCAAATCCAAATGGCTCGGCGTAGGGAATCAGCGAGCGCTGCTTGCGTACCTTGGGCCACGGCGTCGCCATCTCCCAACCGTTGTTCTCGCAGACAAATATCAGCGGCAGATTCCACGCGCCGGCGATATGCATGGTTTCGTGCAGATCGCCGGAACCCAATGTCCCGTCGCCGAAGAAAGCGACGCTTACGTTACTTTTCTTGTCGCATTGATTCGCCAACGCGACTCCCGCCGCCATCGCCAGATGGCCGCCGATCATCGTCGAACCGGGCATCACGCCGCGTTCCGGCCACGACGCATGATGCGGCGCATCGCGCGAGTCGCCGACAGCCGAAGGCGTGTGTAAGAACTCGCGCAGTTGTTCTTCGATGCTAATGCCCATACCGATCATGGCGCCGCGAGTGCGAAACGACGGCAGCACATCGTCGCCCTTTTTCAATGCCAGACAAGTACCGATGGCGATCGCTTCCTGCCCTTTGCTGGGAAAAGTCTGCGCCGAATGTTTTTTCTCATGCTCCCAACGCACCAGCGCTTCCTCGAAGACCCGCGTGGTCAGCATCTTGGTGTAAAGTTGCCATTCGATAGTAGTTGGAACAGCCATAGATTGTTTCGTGCTCCTTTTCTTACATCCTCTCCCTCTGGGAGAGGATTGAGGTGAGGGCTCTTGTAGGGGCGACCGGCGGTCGCCCTTGCCCTCACCCTGCCCTCTCCCATCGGAATGGGCGAGGGTAAGAAATCGTCAACATCTCACGCCGGAAACACGATGCACGAATCCGGCGCCACGGAAAAACTCACTTGCTCGCCCGTACGCGGCACCCGCGCGGGATGAGCCCGGACGCGCAAGAGAATCTCACCGCAGCGCAGCATCACATCCGCGGAGTTACCGAGAAACGTCGCGCGCTCGACCAGCGCCGAACCGTGATTAGTTTCACGCGCTAGAGCTTCACTCCCGGTCAACAATTCGACGTTCTCCGGGCGAAAGAATAATGACGCGGCCATGCCCGGCTGCCATTCCGGACTGCGCAGCGAGACAAATTTACCGAGCGCTGTACTCAACAACATTTCATCCCAAGCAACATTACCCGACCGCTCGACTTGAGCGGGAATGAAATTCGCGCTGCCGAGAAAATCCGCGGTGATCCGGTGCGCCGGCCGGGTGTATAATTCTAGCGGCGCGCCGACTTCGAGCAGCGCGCCCTCATGCATCAATCCGATGCGATCCGACAGCGCCAACGCTTCCTCTTGATCGTGGGTGACGTAGACCGTCGTGATGTTGAGCGACTCATGCAGCGTTTTAAGCTCGAAGCTCATCTGCTCGCGCAGTTTGGCGTCGAGATTGCTGAGCGGCTCGTCAAGCAACAGCACTTGCGGTTCTGCGACCAAGGCCCGCGCCAGCGCGACTCGTTGTTGTTGCCCGCCGCTCAGATTCGGCGCCAAGCGATCGCCCAATTCGCCGAGCCCGAGACGCGCAAGGATTTTATCCACGCGCTGAGCTATTTCATTGCGGCTTAGAGCACTGGGCAGCGGATAGGCGACGTTCTGCGCCACGGTCATATGCGGCCAGATTGCGTAGGACTGAAACACCATGCCGATGCGGCGCTGTTCCGGCGCGATGAAGACTCTGCTGAACGAACTGAACACCAGACGATCATGAATTGAAATTTCGCCGGCCAAGGGCTGCTCCAACCCGGCGATACAGCGCAGCGTCGTGGTCTTGCCGCAGCCGCTCGGCCCGAGCAGAGTGAACAACTGCCCCTTGTCAATTTCAAACGACACGCCGCGCAAGGCGCGCACTTCGCCCTTGGCGCCGGCGAAACTCTTTTGTAAACTTTCGACGCGAATCATGGTTGCAGTTGCGATCGGCCGCGAAAAAAAGAAAACGCTTGGGCGCCAAGCAGCAGCAAGGCGGAGAGCAAAATCAAAACCACGCCCAACACCGCCGCGTCCGACGTGCGGCCATTTTGCCACATGCTCCAGATCATGGTCGAAACGACGACAGTGTCGGGATTGTAAAGCATGATCGCCATCGAAAGCTCCTGCATCGCGTGCACCGCCACCCAGAGAAAGACATTGATCAGCGCCGGTGCCAACAGCGGCATGGTAATCCGGCGCAGCGTCTTGGTCCATGGCGCGCCGGACATTTGCGAGGCTTCTTCCAATTCGCCGTGCACCTGCATCAGCGCGGCGGTCGTCGCCCGCGAACCGTAGGCGAGATATCTCGTCGTCAGCGCCAAGGCGATGATCCAGAGCGTGCCGTAGATGGGAATCGGGAAGCGTACATAGACGAAGATGAAGGCCAGGCCGATGACGATGCTCGGCACGCACTGGGGCAGAAACGACACGGTGGCGAGATAATTCGCCAGCCCATTGCCCGTCCGTTGGCGCCGCACGACAAACCAGCTGACTAGAACGGCGAGAAAAATCGTCGCCACCGACGTCACCAGCGCCAGCACGGTGGTATTCCACATGGCGCGCACCACGCTGCGATCGCGCCAAATATTTAAATAGCCATCGAAGCTCACGCGCGAGAGCGATTCCGCCGAAGGCACCGCGTAAAACGGTTGCACGCTGGTCCAGAGCAACATCACGAATGGCAGCAGCACGGCAACGAAAATGTAGCACAGGCAAAACGCCGTCGCCGCTCCGCTCCAAGCGCCTAAGCTGACTTGGCGCGGCCGATAGCCTTTGCCGGTGATGGTCGCGAAGCGCTCTTGATGCGCGGTCAGCCGCTGGTAAATCCAAATCAACAGCAACGCCGCGGCTAAGATAATCGTTCCCAAAGCCGAAGCCAGCCCGTAATCGGGCAGTCCCACTTCCGAGTGCGTCGCCCAATAGATCGCCGTGCTGAGCACGCGAATGCGCGCGGTGAAACCGAGCAAACCGGGAATGTCGAAGGACTCGATCACGACGATGATAAAGTAAATCAACGCCGCCAAGAGCGCCGGACGCATGATCGGCAAGGTGATTTTAAATGTCGTTTGCGCGATACTCCGACCGGCCATCGCGCTCTGCTCTTCCAGCGACGGGTCCATGGCGCGAAACGACGCCGCGATCATTAAATAAGCTGAAGGTACCAGACGCAGACCTTGGACGAAGCACATGCCGTAGAGCGAATAGATATCGAACGGTCCGCTGTCGCTCGAAGCCGCGAAAACATTTCGCAACACGACATTGACCAGACCGGTGCGCGGATCGAGCAACTGAATCCAGGCGATGGCCGAAAGCAACGACGGAATCGTCATCGGCACCAGGATCGCGTTGGCAATCCACGCGCGCCCACGGATAGCCGTCCGTTCCAATAACCAAGCCAAAAGAATTGCCACTGGAAGACCGACGGCTAGAGAACCTGCGGTAAAAAGAAGCGTGTCGAAAAAAATCGCCGCCATCGATGGACTGGTAAAAACCAACGCATAATTGGCGAGCGACGTGACGGTGGATTCGAAGGGCAACTTATCTTCGGTGCTCTTGACGCTAGCGTAGAGCAACATGAACAGCGGAACGAGAACGAGATAAGAGACGACGGCGAGGGTTAAGCCGAGAATCAGGGATTGAATGGAAAAGCGTCGCGCCAATGAGCGATGTTTGAGCTGAATGTCGTTGGCGACGGTGGATGACGATACGCTCATGGATGGAACAATCTCGTGCCCCCACCTCTTTCCTCCCCCGCGTCCGCCAAAGGACGGATCAGCCTAAGGCTGACGCGGGGGAGAATGAAGGAGGGGTTTTACCTCAGCGCGCCGAGCATCTTGCCGAGCTCGCGCTGAATTTCCAGAATCGTCGCGAAGGTTTTCTCGGTTTCCAGAATAATCGCCGGCTGCGCCGCCTTGATCCTCTCCGCTACGAGTCCGATGGCGTTTCTGCCGACTTCCAACGCCTGACCGGAAGTCGCGTATCTAATCTTCTGCCCGTCCGGCGAGCCGATCCAGCCGGCGATGAAGCGCGCGGCGTTGGGATGCGCCGCGGTTTTGAGCACGCCTTCCGCCGACGTCAGCACCGGCAACGGCGAGACCGGCACCCAATCCACCGGCGCGCCCTGCTTTTTCAGTCCTTCAATCGTATACGCGTAGGTACCGACGGCGACTTGCACCTGGCCGCCGGCCAGCGCTTTGGCGACGGTGGTGCCGCCCTGAACGATGATCGGCTGCTGCGCGAGAATTTTTTTGGTCAGCTCGGCGGCTTTGGACTTGCCCCACTCGGTGCCGAGCACGGCGAACGGCACCAAACGCGCTTCGATAATTATTTTCCGGCCTTTCCATTTCGGCTCGGCGAGTTCTTCCCAGCTCTTGGGCGCATCCTTGGCGCTGACCATTTTGGTGTTGTAGGAAATCGGCAGCGTGAGATTGTAGGCGCCGACAAAACGTTGATTGGCGTAGACCGCGTCGAGGCCAAAATCCTTTTCCCATGCCGGAACCGCGGCGAGCATGTCGCGATCGATCAAAGGCCGCAGCGCGCGCAGCGAACCGGACTGTATTATATCCACCGCCGCCGGCTTGCCGGCCTGGCTTTCGGCGATGATGCGTTGCACCAGCGGCTCGGGAATGCTTTCGAAATGCTCGATCTTGATGCCCGGATACTGTTTGTCGAGCGCTTCTTGCATGCGCTGGTAAATGATCGCGTCGGTGGGCCCCCAGATTACCACCACGCCTTCCTTCTTAGCCGCGGCGTAAAGTTGAGTGACGCCGTCGCTCTTTGCCTTCTCCTGTGAATGAGCAACGCCGCTGAACAATAGGACGAATAAGACGAATAGGATTTCGATCACTACAGTCCGGGTTTTTCGCATGATGTTCGCTCCTACTTGGCGATCGGATGACGCAGCAAAAAATCTTGCAACGATCGCAACGCCCCGTCGCCATCCCAAAACGTCATATGCTTCACATCCGGCACCAGCGCTAGCTCGCAGCCGGCAACCAACTCAGCCAATTTGCGCGCCGTGCCGACAGGCGTGCTGCCGCCGCGGTTCACGTCGTCGCCGGCGCCGCACATGATCAACGCCGGCACTTTTACTTTCGGCGCATTGCCCAAAGTATCCCAAGTTCGCCGCGCCTCGTAGTGATAGCGATGTTGTTCGGGACTGGTCTGCCGTTTCCACAACGCATCGGACAACGCTTTGACCACGTCTTGATGGGCGGCGAAAAACTTTTCGTCAAACGCCATATGGGTATTCTCGATGTGGCCGCGGATGAACTTCTCGAAACCATGCTGGCGAATTTCCTCTTCGTCGGTGTTGCGAATCACCCGCGGCCCGCCGTCAGTGGCTTTGGCGCCAGCACCAGCCGCGGCGATGGTCAAACTCGCAACCAAGTCGGGACGCTGGATCGCCAACGCCTGGGCAATCTGACCACCGAGGGCAAAACCCGCCGCGTGGCAACGGGTAATTTTTAAATGATCCAACAGCCCACCACAGTCCTTGGCGAACTGCTCGATCGTGTAGCCATGATCCGGCTTGCTCGAATGGCCGGTGCCGCGGCAGTCAAAAATAATCGTGCGAAATTTCTTGGCGAGAAACGGTACCACGCCGACATTCCAAGTGTCGCAAGGCCACCATGACGGTGGGCAGAGCAGCACCGCATCGCCCGCACCTTGGCTTTCGTAGTAAATAGTCAGATCGCCAAAATTCGCCGTCGGCATCTTTTACCTCACACCTGGTTTGTCGCACTAGCCATTTCAATGAGAAGGGCCGCTACCCCGCCACCCCAGGGCGTATGCCATACGCCCCTACCTCGGATTTACTCTCGGGATTTTTTTGCGTTCTTTGCGGTCAATCATCCGATTCCGATGTAGGGGCGACCGGCCGGTCGCCCTCTCCCGTTTGTAGCGCGAGATAGACCGCGATCTCAAGCGAAATGTTATCGCTAAGGCCGAAGCGGATGGCGCGATAAAAATTCTTCCAGCGCCACCAGCCCGCCACTGCCGTCCCAGAACGTCATATGCTTGGTGTCAGGAATCAAGAACAGCTCAGCGCCAGTCGTCGCCTCAGCCAAACGGCGCGCCGTTCCCACCGGCGTGCTGCCGCGACGGGCGACATCGTCATCGGCGCCGCAAATTACCAACGTCGGCACTTTGACTTCAGCAGCCTTACCCAAGGTGTCCCAAGTAAGCCGCGCCTCTTCGTGGCGGCGAAACATTTCTACGGTACTCTGACCTGACCAAACGGCGTCGGCCAATGCCGCGACGATTTCGGAATGTTCACGATAAAAAATGGAATTAAAAGCCATCGTATCGTTCTCGATATAGTTGCGAATGTAGCGCTCGAAGCCGATGGCGCCAATTTCCCGCTCGGTATCCGGCGACAAACTTCTTTGTCCACCGGCTAGCGTTTTCACTCCGGCTCCCGAAGCAGCGATGGTCAGCGTTGCCACCAGATCAGGCCGCTCAATCGCCATGGCCTGCATCATCTGCCCGCCGAGCGCGAAACCAACAGCGTGGCAGCGCGACACGCCAAGATTTGCCAGCAAGGCGATGCAATCCTCGGCAAACTGCGTCACGGAATAGCCATTTGGCGGCTGGCTACTTTTGCCAGTACCGCGGCAATCGAAAATAATCGTCTTGAAGCGCTTAGCTAAAAACGGCACGACGCCGACATTCCAAGTCGCCGATGGCCACCACGATGCCGGCGCCAACAGCACCGGTTCACCGCTTCCCTGCACATCGTAATAAAATTCCAGCTCAGCTAGTTTCGCAATCGCCATCTTCGCGCCCCATCGACTGCCTAACGTTTAGTAGCCTCGAACTTCACTGTCAAACCGATCGCGCGCCGCTTGACAGTCCATCCTTCGCTCTGCCACTGTTCAGTTACAAAAAAAAAATTTAGGGGAAAGCTTATGTCCAAAGAATTTGTCGAATCCGTCCTGAGCGAAATCATCCGTCCCGGCGTGGAACAGTTGATGAACACGCGCTTCTTCACCGAACTGCGCGCCGGCAAACTTTCCAAGAAGCGCATTCAAGGTTTCGCCGTGCAGCATTACCTTTCCAATCATGTGATCAACAAAGGTTTGGCTTTTTCCATGGTGCGCAACGCCAACAACCAGGAAATGTACGAGCAGTTCATCGAGCTATTCACCGAGGAGCAATCTCATCCCGGTCTGATGCGGCGCTTCGGCCTGGCCATCGGCCTCAGCGACGACGACTTTGACCACGGCATCATGATCTTCGAATGCTGCGCCCATACCGGAGCGATCGTCCGCGGTATGTTGGTTGGCGCGCTGGCGGAAAACCGCGTCGGCGCGTTGGTTAATGAAACGATGGTGCAGCGCT is a window of Deltaproteobacteria bacterium DNA encoding:
- a CDS encoding iron ABC transporter permease yields the protein MSVSSSTVANDIQLKHRSLARRFSIQSLILGLTLAVVSYLVLVPLFMLLYASVKSTEDKLPFESTVTSLANYALVFTSPSMAAIFFDTLLFTAGSLAVGLPVAILLAWLLERTAIRGRAWIANAILVPMTIPSLLSAIAWIQLLDPRTGLVNVVLRNVFAASSDSGPFDIYSLYGMCFVQGLRLVPSAYLMIAASFRAMDPSLEEQSAMAGRSIAQTTFKITLPIMRPALLAALIYFIIVVIESFDIPGLLGFTARIRVLSTAIYWATHSEVGLPDYGLASALGTIILAAALLLIWIYQRLTAHQERFATITGKGYRPRQVSLGAWSGAATAFCLCYIFVAVLLPFVMLLWTSVQPFYAVPSAESLSRVSFDGYLNIWRDRSVVRAMWNTTVLALVTSVATIFLAVLVSWFVVRRQRTGNGLANYLATVSFLPQCVPSIVIGLAFIFVYVRFPIPIYGTLWIIALALTTRYLAYGSRATTAALMQVHGELEEASQMSGAPWTKTLRRITMPLLAPALINVFLWVAVHAMQELSMAIMLYNPDTVVVSTMIWSMWQNGRTSDAAVLGVVLILLSALLLLGAQAFSFFRGRSQLQP
- a CDS encoding alpha/beta hydrolase translates to MAIAKLAELEFYYDVQGSGEPVLLAPASWWPSATWNVGVVPFLAKRFKTIIFDCRGTGKSSQPPNGYSVTQFAEDCIALLANLGVSRCHAVGFALGGQMMQAMAIERPDLVATLTIAASGAGVKTLAGGQRSLSPDTEREIGAIGFERYIRNYIENDTMAFNSIFYREHSEIVAALADAVWSGQSTVEMFRRHEEARLTWDTLGKAAEVKVPTLVICGADDDVARRGSTPVGTARRLAEATTGAELFLIPDTKHMTFWDGSGGLVALEEFLSRHPLRP
- a CDS encoding extracellular solute-binding protein; the protein is MRKTRTVVIEILFVLFVLLFSGVAHSQEKAKSDGVTQLYAAAKKEGVVVIWGPTDAIIYQRMQEALDKQYPGIKIEHFESIPEPLVQRIIAESQAGKPAAVDIIQSGSLRALRPLIDRDMLAAVPAWEKDFGLDAVYANQRFVGAYNLTLPISYNTKMVSAKDAPKSWEELAEPKWKGRKIIIEARLVPFAVLGTEWGKSKAAELTKKILAQQPIIVQGGTTVAKALAGGQVQVAVGTYAYTIEGLKKQGAPVDWVPVSPLPVLTSAEGVLKTAAHPNAARFIAGWIGSPDGQKIRYATSGQALEVGRNAIGLVAERIKAAQPAIILETEKTFATILEIQRELGKMLGALR
- a CDS encoding ABC transporter ATP-binding protein yields the protein MIRVESLQKSFAGAKGEVRALRGVSFEIDKGQLFTLLGPSGCGKTTTLRCIAGLEQPLAGEISIHDRLVFSSFSRVFIAPEQRRIGMVFQSYAIWPHMTVAQNVAYPLPSALSRNEIAQRVDKILARLGLGELGDRLAPNLSGGQQQRVALARALVAEPQVLLLDEPLSNLDAKLREQMSFELKTLHESLNITTVYVTHDQEEALALSDRIGLMHEGALLEVGAPLELYTRPAHRITADFLGSANFIPAQVERSGNVAWDEMLLSTALGKFVSLRSPEWQPGMAASLFFRPENVELLTGSEALARETNHGSALVERATFLGNSADVMLRCGEILLRVRAHPARVPRTGEQVSFSVAPDSCIVFPA
- a CDS encoding alpha/beta fold hydrolase yields the protein MPTANFGDLTIYYESQGAGDAVLLCPPSWWPCDTWNVGVVPFLAKKFRTIIFDCRGTGHSSKPDHGYTIEQFAKDCGGLLDHLKITRCHAAGFALGGQIAQALAIQRPDLVASLTIAAAGAGAKATDGGPRVIRNTDEEEIRQHGFEKFIRGHIENTHMAFDEKFFAAHQDVVKALSDALWKRQTSPEQHRYHYEARRTWDTLGNAPKVKVPALIMCGAGDDVNRGGSTPVGTARKLAELVAGCELALVPDVKHMTFWDGDGALRSLQDFLLRHPIAK
- a CDS encoding thiamine pyrophosphate-dependent dehydrogenase E1 component subunit alpha, translating into MAVPTTIEWQLYTKMLTTRVFEEALVRWEHEKKHSAQTFPSKGQEAIAIGTCLALKKGDDVLPSFRTRGAMIGMGISIEEQLREFLHTPSAVGDSRDAPHHASWPERGVMPGSTMIGGHLAMAAGVALANQCDKKSNVSVAFFGDGTLGSGDLHETMHIAGAWNLPLIFVCENNGWEMATPWPKVRKQRSLIPYAEPFGFATRQVDGNDALDVYHAARWARGMALNGQPVFLDCFTFRLGLYSSHFGEVRPGIEQELAEAERRDPLTRLAEWLIANGLASASDLERLQQEEMKRIEEAFKKVAAELL